The window CCACTAGTAGTCATATGATATTGGTGCATAGGAGACAGAGGACAACACTCTAAGCATTACACTTGTTGTCCTAGGAAGTGACCAACTGTGTTTTGGCTTATTATAGACCGAAGATTATCGCCTGGAATTGGACCTTGGTGCGAGAGCGCCAAGCACTAAGGTCCTAGTGCGAGACCACGAGGGCGAGGACATGGGTCTAGCACTAGGTCGGGCAACGACTGTTAACTAGGTCATCCTAAAGATAACAGTTATGTTATCTTTAACGTATTCCTAGAGGGATATGTTAACAAGGCCCTTAGGCTAGCAAACGTCAGCATTGGCATAGCGTAACTGAGTTGTTCTAGCCTTGATCAGGACACATGTTCGGTGGAGATGGTCTGGACGTTTGTTGATGTAATGGAGTCGTTAGCACAGACGGTTTCATCATCGAAACAGTTCGATATTCTCGCTCCTCATTTAAACCTTCCTTATCAGGAACGCTTTTCTTTTTAATCTTTCGCTCGTAACTGCTTCCGATTTTTCTTtgtttactctctctctctctctctctctctctcttccttctCGTATTTGCACTAATAAATCAACGATGACACCATGTTCTAGAATTAAGTCGACACTAGAAGAGTTTGAGGCTCTGCAACTTCGTTTCGGTTTCATGTCGGATCATGGAATGCAGTTCCCGAGAAAGAGGGTCATTATCAGTCAGCCGTTGTCGGGCAAAGCGGAGTCCTGGTCCCAATCTTTAAAGCAGGCTTGTTGATACCTTGGCATTTTCCCCAATTCTGGGTGTTCAAGGCTTACTTCAGCTCATCCACATAGGCGGGTGTTCATACCTTCTCTCATATATGAAACATCCACGCATTCATCATCAACCAGAAGGAATCCAAGAAGAACTGGCATGACAAGTGGTTGTGGGTCAATAGAAACATGGTTGGTTCTAGTTATCCCTGAGTGTCCACCTTATCTGACTGGGCACCACAACTATAGGGATCCATTCTATCATGGCATATGCGTTGAAGGGTATCTACATCATCGGTGAGGATTGGTAGGATTACATATTCACATCAGCAAGAATGAGTGTCACTTGGTGGGCCCGGGGGAAGATGACCCAGTTTTACGTGGACAAGGATGGTAAGTGCTCTTATCCTCCCCCCCTTTACTTTTTTTTAAGAAGACGAAAGGGGTTGCTAATTCATTTCTTGTTTGTATTCGTAGGTAATGAAAGGGTGTTATCCCTTGAGATGGTTCTGTGGGGCAAGTACAAGGGCGATCTCCAGTACCGTGAGGTACCTTTGGTAGAGATCCTCCCTCCACATGAAGTTCTTTTATGATAGAGGATAAGAGTTCAAAAAATCAGATCTTGTGAGGGATTAGGAGTGTACGAAATCAAGGCTCCCTTAAGGGGGTATTTATAGGGTATAAGGCAGGTAACTCAAGATAACCCTTAACTCTTTTCTTGCCCCTAAGGCTTCCTATCAACCCTAGGAATCGCCAAAAACCATCCCTCCTGATATGTGAAGGTTCTGGAATCCTTCATTGCTCAACTTTTTGACATTGTCACATTTAGTCCATGTATTTTCAATTAATataattaatcaaaaaattaattctaattaattttcgattaattcttaattaataaataatttctaattaatatattaatcatataatatttcaataaattatttatttttatttctagttaaattattaatcatataataaatttagAAGTCACcccctctctccaaaagtcattatATTCAGTTACTAATTATGAGGGCAATCCAAAAAAGACTTTGCTCttaattcaagaatatacaaatttagttattggcttagataccttaatccaatagtctcacacttggataattctgtaactacaattgcaagtataaaCCTTGAAGTAACTAGCAAATGGTGTTTTCCAAAGCCACTGCCAAACTCTGATTCAAATCGGGTATTGgacttaagataagtgatcaactactccttcgttctacaagatattgtatggacacgagacatggatcaaaatcaatctcattttcaagattttgtttctcgatttcccgaCTTGTAAAGACTATATTAGACTTCAAATTGAACGCATCAATTAGTCTTggttgggcccaacactatatATAGTCAACATCATATCATCAACGGGCCCAATGATATCGCTTTTCCTGTTAGAGAAAAATGAACAAATTACTTTGACTACATAGTTATATGATTCACATATTGAATCACACATGGAATAACCCTTTATAATATCCAATTACGAGATGTGTTTGAGTGAACCAAGGCATAACTGATTTGCCTTCAGACCCTTCCTTGCTCACAACTTTGTTAGTGTGTAGTTCCGAAATATTTTGGCTTGCCTTTGGCTTTGAGGGATCTATTGGCATGATTTTGGCACATTTTTATGTGTGTCGGGAATCTCGAATAGGAAGTCCGCCAAAGCTTGGGCTTTGATGTTGGTGCATGAGTGATAGTTTATGTCGTTTTCTCCCAGCTCGATCGCCCATTTTTCTAGGTGTACCAATTTTTATGGTATCAATAGGATTTGTATTACTGGGTAACTGGTCATAACCTCAATCTTGTGGGCATGGAAGTAACGCCTAAGATGCCTGGTTGCGTATATTAATGTGAGCACCAGTTTCTCTAAGATCGAGTAGTTGAGCTCAAGGCCTTATAATGCTCTGCTTACGAAATGTATTGGTACTTGTTTCTTATCCTTCTCGGTGGATAGTACCGATGACATGTCCCCGTCGGATGCTGCCAAATACATTTTCAAGATTTCGCCTGGTAGGGGGCTCGACAAGGCTGGGAGATAGTGGAAAGCTTCTGTAACTAcgtaaacttttaaaacaatttttcgcttttcaaacacaataaaacttatataatattcccagaatctcatgtTTATCAAATATCATCATAATAAAACATATCTCAtaatctcaaaacataatcttctgccagtgtgtacgaatcatgtcggcgccttcccgcgatcctcgatagtacctgaaacacatatcacataacacagtaagcataaatgcttagtgagtttcccaaaataccacacacagtacattacccactcaaggctataactcaattggaccctctggtcgatgtgtctcggtgggaccctccagtcccctagctcgttggaccttccggtccggtctataaagcTCCGCATGACATAATTCACAAAGAAATGATACACAACATAACACGTAAagcaggataacataatactcaatgtaagcacataagaccttccggtcacacataattaccacacaaggtaaagtatagtgagaagactcacctcggatgatgaacaacccctataAACGTTGTTGCTATGCACCGACCACTAACTCTATGCCAAACCCACAGTTATCTCAATTAGaaactaagtccaaactctcactcattgGGTCTAGATGCTGATCATAAACCAGCCCATCAATGCcctaaacccattgggcccaccaaggcccaataataaatgggccctcATAAGGCCCAATTCTCAAACTAAATGACAAGCCCCACCCAAGGCCCAAAGCATAAATATACAATTCCCTAGTCCAAAACTTAATTACATCAAGCCCAAAATCCAGGACCAACACGATCCTTAGCCTAAAAGCCCACAATGGggttacgcggggtgtacccCCTTTGGTACGCGCAATGTACACACCCATGCATGAGACTGATCGGGGCACTAAcccagtacgcgaggcgtactaggATTTACTTGGGCATACACCCAACTTTGCTTTAGTCCTTTTtcttggtcttaacccgttaagaccttaacttatctcttggatgtagactCCTTAATAGCTTTTATTCCATAAAGTCAGGgactttaagcctttacatggtTGATGTGTTCTCAAACACACAAAAAACTCATTCTCTTTTCTCATTAAGCCCTTATCTCATGCATGAATTGATTCTTTCATCCAACATCTCATTTTTATGGAATCACTCCATCAAAAACACTCAAAAGGACAGATAATCGGCTCTGAAGtttaataactcataaagcttcaagctttggggccaaaaaccctaaaatagaCCATACTATGCACAAATGAAAAGGAAGatgaaagctttgagctttataccttcaattgATGCTCCATTCTCataaaagctcagatccaaagcttggactccaactccttcccctttaatgctccttcttcactccaaggaTTCACAAAGTCACCCCCAAAGGCTCTCATGCACTCACAAGCTCTTAAGGACGAAGACTTAGGGTTTTTAGAGGGTTTTCTCTCTAAGAAGGTGGCCaagaatgaggccatctcattctttatatagggtcaTTTAAAATGTTAGGGTTTTTCTTTCACAGCCTCGTACGCCAAGCGTTCCTCTTGGTACACCCAGCATACCAAGTAGTCCTCGTGTCCATTCCACGCTCATAGGTACGCTAAGCGTAGCCATCTTTATGCTCAGCGTACCCGCTTGCCACCCATTTCTTAATAAGGACTAAATTTGCCATATCTTCCAACTATCATAGCTTCTCCGTTCCAAGTCCGATTCCAGCGATTCTTAtttccacggaaaggtgacgagagCTCTACCCTTCTATGAACTCGTCACAGTCTCAAGGCTCTACGAACCAAAGCTCAAAACTCATATTTAATTAAACAAGGTGTTACAACTTCTTTTAAGTTTTGCAGGGTCTTATCAGCCTCTGCTATCCATTTGAATTGATTCTTACAAATACAAACTTTCAAAATCTGGAAGAGTGGGAGAGCTTTTTCAGCCAACTTGGCGATGAATCTACCAAGTGTCGTCAACCTTCCATTGATTTCTTGTACTCCTTTGAGGTTGTGAGGGGTTTTAGAGTCGAGGAATTCTTGTATCTTGGTTTGGTTTGGCGAATTTCCTTCTTTGGTTGTTTGttaacccaagaattggacttcctcTACCCCTAAAGTACATTTACCCAGGTTGAGCTTCATTTGTGCTCTCGTCAAAGTTTGAAAGGTTTCTTCAATGTCGTGAAGCAATGCGACTTCATTATGGCTTTTGATAACCATTTCATAGACATAGACTTCGGCATTTCTGACAATTTGATTTCCAAACACTTTGTCCATCAGGCGTTGGTATGTTTCCCCGACATTCTTAAGGCCGAATGGCATCTTCTGATAACAAAAGGTGCCACGATGGGTATTAAAGGTCATTTTTCTCTCCATATTCTCTTCTCATATGAACTTGATGATAACCCTTATAAGCATCGAAGAAGCACTTGAATTGAAATCCTTCCAAGGACTCAACTTTTGGGTCTATCTCCGGGAGAGGATAATCATCCTTTTGGCAGACATTGTTTAGATTGGAGTAGTTAATACACATCTGCCACGACCCATCATGTTTTTTCACCATCAATGGATTTGCTATCCAGGTAAGGAAAATTGATCCCGAAGAATGTCTACATCCACCAGCTTTGCCACTTCCAGATTGATTGCCCTGCTTCTGTCACCCATTTGCCCCCTCTTTTTTTGCATGATGGGGGTGCTTCCCGAGATGATATTAAAGTTATGCTCGATGACCTCGCGATCGAATCATGTCATATTTGTGGGTTGCGAAGCAAAGACCTTAGAGTACTTCTTTAGGAGGGTGACTAACCTTACTTTGACTTCCTCTGATAGGTTGGCGCCTATTCGTATTGTTTGCTATGGGTGCCCAGGTAGATGATGTGCTTTTCTAGTATGGTGATCTTCCTTTGATTTTTTTGAGGATCATACCAGCTCTGGTATGGCGATGAATTGACGACAATGGTGTACGCGTGAGTTAGAGGTAACGATTGTGGCTGACCTGACTCGTGTGTTGAACTTAACAATACCATGAATTGTTGACGGTATGGCATGTAGTTGGAAAAGTGTCGGTCGCCCATGCAAAATGTAATGTTGGAGACGTATCATTGAGAATTCGATAGTTCATGTGATTTTATCTTTTCTAGCGTGTGTTGAGCAGACCGCCTGTCGGAGGTTTCAGAACCTCCTTCCAGGAGGTAGGCAGTTATCTGAAGCAATGTACATAGAGTATGTCAGTGTTGCTAGTGTTGTCTATGTAAACACGATGAACTTGCATTCGACACATGTAGCTAGTGATCAAGAGTGGATCCTTAGGTTCTTAACTGGGTGGCCTTGGGTCATCTACTAAGAATTTGATGTTGAGTATATTTCTGGATAATACCTCAATGTCATCCCCTACTTTGTGAGGTTCGATTTGCTTACGGGGCCTTATAACACTCATAAAATTCtcgaaaattttaaactttttaaacaaatccaaaaccatcattgtttacaattttttttcaaaataagttctacatcagagaaatcccaaaatcataaaacaaaacatgaggaggttcATGATCATGCCTTCGCTTTTCCGCGATCCTttaaggtacctgaaacacaatccaaaactgtaagcccaaagcttagtgagttcccccaaaataccaccacacacaTAATCATAAATATCACAACAACAACACGGATGTCGAAATCTTTTACCTAAAATTTGTGTCGGGTTATGTCAGGTTGTCATGTCGTGTCAGGTTTTGTTGGGTCTAGTTAAAGTTTTGAAGGAgccaatatttttttattgagaGTGGAAGGGGTAAAAGCGAACAAAACACAAAGTGAGGGCATATTCTTAAAGATATAATCATGATTTTAAATAAGTTAGGCGTGACTTTTGCGATAATGTCTAGCTTCAAGCTTTTACGAGTCGTGACGAGCCATGTTgtttgtaaggcgtgacttaatGCAATGATTttgtatataaataatatatatatatatatatatatatatatatatatatatatatatatatatatatatacattccataattattcatttttatatacgTATATGACTTATGGCAACATTTTGTTAAATCATGATGTCAACTACAAGCGTTGGAGCCGTGACGTTCCATGACGAGCTTTTTAAAACCTCAAATATAATATGATCACAAAAAGACTAACATGCATTTCTCGATTTTCTGCCTAATTCAAGATGAATGGATAAAGTTGTACTTTCGACGAGGCTTAGAGTGATTTGTAATGCTCGATGTTGAGTTGATTAATTATACTTGAAAGAGCATATTCTTTGTGGTAATACATTAGATTTTTTAGCATAAATAgcaaattttctaagatttgaaaACTTgagtataaaataaataataaagtatAATAATAGGTTAAGATAAGATTTTACATCTAAGCAGAAAATTCTAAGATCTCAATATGGATTTTGCTTTCTCTATAGGAAGATGTTAACAAATACTACATTTATTTATCACATTAAAAAATCAATAATATCTTTTAAtatcataatatattatttttatttctcATTATTTGAAACAAAAGTCAAATGTATTTAATTGTTTAGTTTTAAACCAATTGACTTGGTCGACTTTGTTCTAGAGTACACACATTTCATTATTAAGAAGTTTATAATttcaattttatatatttttatatacttTAGTTAATATGAGTTCTCAGAGTTTGTTATAAtactttttatgtatttttaatatttatatagtTTCATACTTACTAGAAGTTTGTTTAAAATTAAATTGACCCATAAATGATAACATGCTTTATTGAGTTATATCTAGGTATAAATTACCTAATAAATAAGATCATAAAACACATAAGATCCTTCTATTTAATATTTAAGGAACgcgtatttattttaattttgacttttcctGGTAGAATTCTTAACATCTTCCTAAAGCGAAAGCTAATGCCGTGTTGGGTTCGTGATTCTCAAATTCTTCAAGGTCAAAACAATTTCCCAGAATCACGAACCTAAACCCTTCACACATCTTCGATTTCTCTCTCACGTCCGTGATCCTGTTAAAGCTTCGTCTTGTAATCGTACACCCTCTTTCGCTTTCGATTTTGGTGGAGGATTAACGATTTTGCTCAAGACTTGATTATAATCGTAAGAACACACGATTGCCTTTACTTTACTGTGTTTTAGTTGTTATAATTGTTCTTAATTTTCGTAATGATCATCACTGTTGCTGCATATGAACTGCACAAAACCAGAAGTTTTTGGTGAGTCCGGATGTTTGTGAATTCGGAATTGCAGAAACAATGTTGTCTTTTATGTGGTTTTATCACGTATGAGTAATTAGtctaattgatttcgttttatctTATTTATGCCTCTGTGTGTTCGTTTTATATGAGCTTGATTGTTGTAATACGGCAGCTCTGGATTCTTCCAATTCTTCTActatccgatttgtttgaaacCTTAAggttattaaacttataatcaaGCTATACTCTGGCTTTCCAGCTGTGGCTATTCGATTCTATTACTCTATAATCAGTAGAGAACATTAGTAAGTTCATTCTGAACCGCATTGGTAACTGAGTATTCGTCCCATTTGAACATTTCAATCCATTTATGTTACTTGTCCTCGTTAATCTCAATTTCTCATTATCATAACTGAAGAGCCATTATAGTACTTGTTATCATTAAGGAGTCAAGCCACATTTTTCTATTCTTTATGAGAAATCCCCAATTGAATATCATGATCTTACCTATTctttatgcttttttttttctttctttcttcagGTAGAGTATTATTTGGACCTGTACAGATAGTAGTTACTATTCATGGGTTGGCTTAGCAGAATTTTTAAAGGCTCCAACCATGAAGTTTCAGAAGGGGAATATAACTGGAGATATGAAGAGAATACAACATCAGCAGGAAATTACCCTTCTACATCTTGGGTAAAATCCATATTTTCACTCCCTTTTTGAGACATATCAATGTAATCAATCTTTGATATTGTAATTTGGAGGATAATCATTTCTCTTTTCAAATTGATCTATGCAATGTTTGACCTTTTTTCAAGCATTTCACCTTGGTATCTTTCTTGTCCAAATTTAATCTTACTTTCTTACATGAATAAAACTTTAGCAGGATCCACAGTCTGAGATAGAAGATATTGATCGTGCAATTGCAATATCACTTGCAGAAGAAGAAGGGAGAGGGAAACATGATGTAATTAGTAAGTGATGTAATTATAATCATCTGTGCTCATATTGTCCTTTTTCATAGTAAAACTATAGATTCAAATATATATACTAAAAGTCGTTTGTTTGTTTCTTAAATTCATTGGCTAGGTGATGATTCTCAACTGAAAGAAGATGAACAACTTGCAAGGGCATTACAGGAAAGTCTTAAAGTCGAGTCACCACCCAGAAATAGACATGtaaatggaaatggaaatggaaatggaaatATTTATCAACCTATACCATTCCCATATTCAACAGGATTTAGGTAactttatttatttctttattgtAATTCCATTCTTAAAAAAATGTGTATAAATTGTATTATCATTTTGTTGTAGGATATGTGCTGGTTGTAATTACGAAATTGGGCATGGAAGATTTTTAAGTTGCATGGGTGCAGTTTGGCATCCAGAGTGTTTTAGATGCCATGCATGTAACCAACCAATTGCTGATTATGAGGTATTCATTTCATACATATTTTCAAGAAATAGTAAtttacttttgtttatttataaattataatttataatttatccTACTTTTTTTCTCTACAGTTTTCAATGTCAGGAAATTATCCTTATCACAAATCTTGCTACAAGGAGCACTATCATCCAAAATGTGATGTTTGCCAACACTTTGTAAGTAGTATTAATAAACTATAAACTAAAActtccatttttttttctttaaaaaaatttaaattgtttACAGATTCCAACAAATGCTGCTGGACTTATCGAGTATAGGGCCCATCCATTTTGGGCCCAAAAGTATTGCCCATTTCATGAGCATGATGGAACTCCTAGATGTTGTAGTTGTGAGCGAATGGAGGTATgttatataaacttataatgaATAGTTGAATACAATtactttgattttctttttattaaatatttaatttattttttatagccACGTGAAACAAGCTATGCTGCTCTTAATGATGGGAGGAAGCTATGCCTTGAGTGTCTTGACTCTTCAGTGATGGATACAAGCGAATGTCAACCACTTTATCTTGATATTCAAGTGTTTTATGAAAGTATAAATATGAAAGTGGAACAAAAAATTCCTTTACTTTTGGTTGAGAGACAAGCTCTTAATGAAGCCATGGATGGAGAGAGAAATGTAAGTCAACATTTCTTTCCATCATTCAATCTTACACAGGACAAGACAGGTTGTACTGTCTGTTGTCAGTCTGTCAATCTGACACTGTTGTCAGTCTCTCAGATATGACTCAGACTATTGAGACAAAAGTAAACTTTTTAATCCCGCCTAGAACGGCGTAAACACTCACAATCTCTCGCCTATAAAAGAAAAAGACGAAAATACCCtcctcattttttttatttcaggGTCATTACCACATGCCTGAGACGCGTGGACTATGCCTCTCGGAGGAGCAAACCGTCAGCACagtatgtatttatttttactaATTATTTATTTCCTTAAATAcccttttaaaaaatttattagtTTATTCATGATTTGACATGtggcaggttttgagaagaccaAGGATGGGGATGGGAAACCGGGTCCCGGATATGAAAACCGAACCGTATAAATTGACACGTCGCTGTGAGGTTACAGCCATTCTCATTTTATATGGCCTTCCAaggtattttttattttcttttttaattttataaaattgtcAAATTTAGCTACCTTATAAGATCTGAGTTTGACATAATTTGTAAATAGGTTGCTGACTGGATCAATCTTAGCTCATGAAATGATGCACGCGTGGCTTCGACTTCAAGGTTTTTTTATTTGCACTCTTCGttgaaactatttttttttttttgacaaataaattatttcttttttttgttttcctttaAAGGGTATCGAACACTTAGTCAAGATGTTGAAGAAGGAATATGTCAAGTGTTGGCTCACATGTGGTTAAGATCCCAAATAGCTTTGATATCAAGTGGGACCacgtcatcatcgtcatcatcatcatcatcatcatctgccACGTCATCAAGGAAAGGAGGGAAAAGGTCTCCGTTTGACAAAAAGCTTGCTGAGTTTTTCAAGCATCAGATTGAATCTGACATGTCACCGGTTTATGGGAATGGTTTTAGAGCTGGGAATCAGGCAGTAATTAAGTACGGACTTCCAAGAACCTTGGAACATATTCGATTGACAGGGACTTTTCCTTTCTAAATTTcgatcatttttttttgtttctttgtgattagagaATATATACCACTATtgaaattgcatttttttttcttCCACGTGTAGATTTtgtctttataataataaaatcacgcattctttttttctttcatttgttgttgttgttgttggctgCAATTCAGCTTTTTTATGATGCTTTTGTTGAAGGTTTGACATAGAGATGTGAATGGTGCCAAACTCATCACATATGACATACCCAAGTGAAAAGATCATAATGTTTCTCTTTTTTTCAATTAAAGTTGGGTGTGAAGAGAAAATTCATTGCAATTTGCAAATACAAATTAGGATGAATAAGTAGATATAGTTTTCTTGAAAGAATTCTATGTGGTTTACATGCTTTATGTGTAAGAATTTGCATGTTTTAAATCATATATAATACTATCGTTTGAAGCTTTCACTTGTAGAATTTTATAAACAACATTGATAGAATTTTTTTGAATGCAAATCACTAGATAGAGAAAATATATTCTTTCTTAATGTAAGGCCAAAATGGCGTCAAgtgcacatatatatatatatatatatatatatatatatatatatatatatatatatatatatatatatatatatatatatatatatatatatatatatatattaaaggagaacaTTTTTTAGGAATAGTAAATTTATGTTGTTTTTTGACAAGAATGGTCCTCTGTTTATGTGTTTGTGTTTAAATCCGCCTTTAGGTCATTTTATGTCGGTACCCATATTTTGTGCGGACACGTGTTGGGAATAGTTCCGGTTTCCTGGTCATTTTGTGTTCAAATCCGTCTTTAGGCgcaatttttgttttttaaaacaaatatatatataaaaaacaaactttttaCATCCTATAGTGAAAATGAATACGTAAAAAATaggaatttaattttttttaaaagtcatttttaaaatgtaaagttattttgttcatatttcaATTTTGCTGAAAGACCTGTCGCATCCGACACCCGCAATGCAGGGGTTCCCCACCTAGTCTGAATGATACCGAAAATGATGTCTAAGCATCCATAAGGCTAGAGCCGACAAAAATCAATCCAACCCACCAACCTAACCCAAACCCAACCCAAAATTAACATGTTGGGTTGAGATTTCAACCATTTATGTTAAATGAGTTAACCCGtctaacccatttaattaaataggcTGAGTTGGGTAAAAATTATCAATCTGTTTTCAACACAACAACCtatttaactttaatatatacttaatttaataattatttgaatattaccATATATTAATCTAAGTATTAATTTATATATTGCAATGCTctattgttatttatttttttaaaatgcaatcataatttttatcttttttctttGCGTCAACAACACTAGTCACTATTTAAAAATACTTCGAAATTACATATCtttaatgttatttgaacaaTTTCTTTGTACTTGTAAATTGAGATTGTGCTTTTATtatattttcaaagtttatttaagTTTGGAATTATTTTAAGTGGTGTAATCTTTATTTAATTTAGTTTCAGGTTTAACCTATTTATTTAACAGGTTGACttgaaaattacataaatgggtCAACCCGGTGACAACTCATTTATCTAaaaggttgggttgggttgaaaaTATCCACCCATTTAAATAAAAAAGTTGGGTTTGGTTGAAATATTCAACACAtctgtatctctctctctctctctctctctcatatatatatatatatatatatatatatatatatatatatattgaatgacaAACTAATCTACTCCTATATATCACAATCAATGTCTTCGACAAAACCTAAACCAATGAC of the Lactuca sativa cultivar Salinas chromosome 6, Lsat_Salinas_v11, whole genome shotgun sequence genome contains:
- the LOC111914107 gene encoding protein DA1 isoform X1; translation: MGWLSRIFKGSNHEVSEGEYNWRYEENTTSAGNYPSTSWQDPQSEIEDIDRAIAISLAEEEGRGKHDVISDDSQLKEDEQLARALQESLKVESPPRNRHVNGNGNGNGNIYQPIPFPYSTGFRICAGCNYEIGHGRFLSCMGAVWHPECFRCHACNQPIADYEFSMSGNYPYHKSCYKEHYHPKCDVCQHFIPTNAAGLIEYRAHPFWAQKYCPFHEHDGTPRCCSCERMEPRETSYAALNDGRKLCLECLDSSVMDTSECQPLYLDIQVFYESINMKVEQKIPLLLVERQALNEAMDGERNGHYHMPETRGLCLSEEQTVSTVLRRPRMGMGNRVPDMKTEPYKLTRRCEVTAILILYGLPRLLTGSILAHEMMHAWLRLQGYRTLSQDVEEGICQVLAHMWLRSQIALISSGTTSSSSSSSSSSSATSSRKGGKRSPFDKKLAEFFKHQIESDMSPVYGNGFRAGNQAVIKYGLPRTLEHIRLTGTFPF
- the LOC111914107 gene encoding protein DA1 isoform X2, which gives rise to MGWLSRIFKGSNHEVSEGEYNWRYEENTTSAGNYPSTSWDPQSEIEDIDRAIAISLAEEEGRGKHDVISDDSQLKEDEQLARALQESLKVESPPRNRHVNGNGNGNGNIYQPIPFPYSTGFRICAGCNYEIGHGRFLSCMGAVWHPECFRCHACNQPIADYEFSMSGNYPYHKSCYKEHYHPKCDVCQHFIPTNAAGLIEYRAHPFWAQKYCPFHEHDGTPRCCSCERMEPRETSYAALNDGRKLCLECLDSSVMDTSECQPLYLDIQVFYESINMKVEQKIPLLLVERQALNEAMDGERNGHYHMPETRGLCLSEEQTVSTVLRRPRMGMGNRVPDMKTEPYKLTRRCEVTAILILYGLPRLLTGSILAHEMMHAWLRLQGYRTLSQDVEEGICQVLAHMWLRSQIALISSGTTSSSSSSSSSSSATSSRKGGKRSPFDKKLAEFFKHQIESDMSPVYGNGFRAGNQAVIKYGLPRTLEHIRLTGTFPF